The Thermomicrobiales bacterium genome segment AACAACGGGGTCATCCACTGCATGCAGACGGGGAACATGCTCAGCGGCGCTCCGATGTCGAAGACCGAAGTCCGCACAGGAGTCAGTTTCGATCAGCTGATGGCTCGGCGGCTCGGCGATCAGACACGAATCCCTTCGCTGGTACTGGGCTGCGAAGACGCGCTCCCCGGCCTGCAGGACGGGCATCCGCTGCTCTACAGCTCGCACATCTCGTGGAGTTCTGAGGTCTCGCCGACCTGGACCGAGACGCGGCCAGCACTGGCATTCGACCAGCTCTTCCGCACCGACCGGAACCGCGGCGACCGCCGCGTTGTGGATGCAGTGCTGGAAGACGCCAGGTCGCTGCGTCAACGACTCTCCCTCTCGGATCGTCTGCGGTTCGAGGAGTATCTGGGCAGCGTCCACGAAATCGAAGATCGTCTCCAGCGAGCCGACAAGGAACGCGATGCCAACGGTTGGCAGCCAACCCTGACCGCCCCCGATCACCCGCGGCCGGCCGACGGGATTCCCCCCGAAATCCCCGACTACTGGAAGCTGATGAACGACATCGTGCTGCTCGCCTTCCGCACCGATACCACCCGGATCGCGACCCTCAAGTACTGCAACGATGGCTCCGCCGAAACTCACACGCACTGCGGCGCCAAAGACCAGCATCACCAGATGGCCCACACCCAGCCGCCCGAACTCATTCCGCTCAACCAGTTCTTCATGTCTCAGCTCGCCTACCTTTGCGAGCGAATGGCGGAGCATCAGGAAGGGGACGGCACGCTGCTTGACAACACGTCCATCATGCACTGTTCGAGCATGCTGCACGGCAACCACGACGCCAGGCAGTTGCCGATCATCCTGCT includes the following:
- a CDS encoding DUF1552 domain-containing protein; the encoded protein is MLRGLGVSMALPWLESLAFATGERADAADQPPTRTLVTFTGMGFHSQHWWAKGEGAGMELGPCLTPLEPWKERLVFLRGLWNEQANNGVIHCMQTGNMLSGAPMSKTEVRTGVSFDQLMARRLGDQTRIPSLVLGCEDALPGLQDGHPLLYSSHISWSSEVSPTWTETRPALAFDQLFRTDRNRGDRRVVDAVLEDARSLRQRLSLSDRLRFEEYLGSVHEIEDRLQRADKERDANGWQPTLTAPDHPRPADGIPPEIPDYWKLMNDIVLLAFRTDTTRIATLKYCNDGSAETHTHCGAKDQHHQMAHTQPPELIPLNQFFMSQLAYLCERMAEHQEGDGTLLDNTSIMHCSSMLHGNHDARQLPIILLGGAGGKLQGGRVLDYLDAPNRRMCSLFLHLMDWGGLELDQFGDSNERLTGI